Proteins from a genomic interval of Callospermophilus lateralis isolate mCalLat2 chromosome 1, mCalLat2.hap1, whole genome shotgun sequence:
- the Wiz gene encoding protein Wiz isoform X3 codes for MEGPLAGGLAAPDRPRGPERLPGPAPREDIEGGAEAAEGEGSIFRSTRYLPITKEGPRDILDGRGGISDGQSHPGLSEALPCATSATHRISSCCWDGGSLDFQPGSSPPHLLGPFPGPPDGQGPWEHPLVQEAGEGIPSERRFEDSVIVRTMKPHAELQGSRRFLHHQGELKLLEKAPRGHPRFDWLQDTDEQEPPRDSRLHLDLSPQPPPLASFRRVIVPVEDTSKTLDMEMVGTREDLEDLEGLAQPSEWGLPTSASEVATQTWTVNSEASVERLQPLLPPVRTGPYLCELLEEVAEGTGSPDEDEDEEPAVFPCIECSIYFKHKEHLLEHMSQHRRAPGQEPPADLAPLACGECGWAFADPAALEQHRQLHQASREKIIEEIQKLKQFPGDEGREARLQCPKCVFGTNSSRAFVQHAKLHVRGQPTKEPFGGGSRVGSPGPNASTLLYPTYGAASGLSACVFCGFPASSESLLREHVRLLHAHSHWEEDGEAFEVDPASQPGTSQDAYTRFSDSTMDYFGKAEPLLAPTWRENPVGYDPDLAYGPDCQQLGMRNFSLSKPMPHDSGQRPLGRLAFPSPLASAPYSIQLSRNKSTVHLPELGDRRHPWSEEEEEEEDEDVALTSEMDFSLGNEVFPPPSVPSLIPQPALELKRTFRDALQAAEASRAQQQQLRGMVPIVLMAKLGPQVMAAAARVPPILQPEELGLQGTHPLDFLLLDAPLGGPLGLDTLLEGDPAMALKHEERKCPYCPDRFHNGIGLANHVRGHLNRVGVSYNVRHFISAEEVKAIERRFSFQKKKKKVANFDPGTFSLMRCDFCGAGFDTRAGLSSHARAHLRDFGITNWELTVSPINILQELLATSAAELPPSPLGREAGGPPGSFLTSRRPRLPLTMPFPPTWAEDPGPAYGDGLGSEENTMVAMDLGSPLLPKKSLPVPGALEQVASRLSSKVAAEVPHGSKQELPDLKAQSLTTCEVCGACFETRKGLSSHARSHLRQLGVAESESSGAPIDLLYELVKQKGLPDAPLGLPPGLTKKSNSPKELVSGATRPGLLALAKPLDAPAVNKAIKSPPGFSTKGLAHTPSSPLLKKAPLALTGSPTPKNPEDKSPQLSLSPRPTSPKAQWPQSEDEGPLNLTSGPEPARDIRCEFCGEFFENRKGLSSHARSHLRQMGVTEWYVNGSPIDTLREILKRRTQSRPGGPPHPPGPSPKSLAKVVGTGGPGSSLEARNPSDLHISPLAKKLPPPPGSPLGHSPAASPPPTARKMFPGLTATSLPKKLKPEQMRVEIKREMLPGALHGEPHPSEGPWGAPREDMTPLNLSSRAEPVRDIRCEFCGEFFENRKGLSSHARSHLRQMGVTEWSVNGSPIDTLREILKKKAKPCLIKKEPPAGDLAPALAEDGSPTVAPGPVQSPLPLSPLAGRPGKPGAGPAQVPRELSLTPITGAKPSATGYLSSVAAKRPLQEDRLLPAEVKAKTYIQTELPFKAKTLHEKTSHSSTEACCELCGLYFENRKALASHARAHLRQFGVTEWCVNGSPIETLSEWIKHRPQKVGAYRSYIQGGRPFTKKFRSAGHGRDNDKRPPLGLAPGGLALVGRSAGGEPGPEAGRAADSGERPLAASPPGTVKAEEHQRQNINKFERRQARPPDSTGVRGSEEANDLHQKLEEVRQPPPRVRPVPSLVPRPPQTSLVKFVGNIYTLKCRFCEVEFQGPLSIQEEWVRHLQRHILEMNFSKADPAPEEPQAPQAQTAAAEAP; via the exons ATGGAGGGGCCCCTGGCAGGTGGCCTGGCCGCCCCAGATCGTCCTCGAGGCCCAGAGAGACTGCCTGGCCCAGCTCCGAGGGAGGACATCGAGGGTGGGGCCGAGGCTGCTGAAGGGGAAGGTAGCATCTTCCGGTCTACCCGTTACCTGCCTATCACCAAAGAAGGCCCCCGGGACATTCTGGATGGCAGAGGTGGCATTTCTG ACGGGCAGTCCCATCCTGGCCTCAGCGAAGCCCTCCCCTGTGCCACCTCCGCCACCCATCGGATCAGCAGCTG CTGCTGGGATGGAGGCAGCCTGGACTTCCAGCCAGGCTCCTCACCACCCCATCTCCTGGGCCCTTTCCCTGGTCCCCCAGATGGCCAGGGGCCCTGGGAGCACCCCCTGGTCCAGGAGGCCGGGGAGGGCATCCCATCTGAGCGGAGATTCGAGGACTCAGTCATTGTGAGAACCATGAAACCCCATGCTGAGCTCCAGGGCTCTAGAAGGTTCTTGCACCACCAGGGAGAACTGAAGCTTTTGGAAAAAGCCCCCCGGGGTCACCCCAGGTTTGACTGGCTCCAAGACACAGATGAGCAGGAGCCCCCACGGGACTCAAGGCTGCACCTGGACCTGTCTCCTCAGCCACCACCCCTGGCCTCCTTCAGGAGGGTGATTGTGCCGGTGGAAGATACCTCCAAGACATTGGACATGGAGATGGTGGGCACCAGAGAGGACCTGGAGGATCTTGAAGGCTTGGCCCAGCCTTCTGAGTGGGGTCTGCCGACATCGGCCTCCGAAGTAGCCACACAGACCTGGACGGTGAACTCAGAAGCATCTGTGGAGCGGCTGCAGCCACTGCTGCCCCCAGTCCGAACAGGGCCATACCTGTGTGAGCTGCTGGAGGAGGTGGCTGAGGGGACGGGCAGCCCTGATGAGGATGAAGATGAGGAGCCAGCCGTGTTCCCCTGCATCGAGTGCAGTATCTACTTCAAGCACAAGGAACACCTTCTGGAACACATGAGCCAGCACCGCCGAGCCCCGGGCCAGGAGCCCCCCGCTGACTTGGCCCCCCTCGCCTGTGGAGAGTGTGGCTGGGCCTTTGCAGACCCTGCTGCCCTGGAGCAACACCGGCAGCTGCATCAGGCCTCCCGGGAGAAGATCATTGAGGAAATCCAGAAGCTGAAGCAATTTCCAGGTGACGAGGGCCGTGAGGCACGGCTCCAGTGCCCCAAGTGCGTTTTTGGCACCAATTCCTCCAGGGCCTTTGTGCAGCATGCCAAGCTGCATGTGCGGGGCCAGCCGACCAAGGAGCCTTTTGGTGGTGGCAGCAGGGTTGGAAGCCCAGGCCCCAACGCCAGCACTCTCCTCTATCCAACTTACGGAGCTGCTTCAGGCCTCAGTGCCTGTGTCTTCTGTGGCTTCCCTGCATCCAGTGAGAGCCTGCTCAGGGAGCATGTGAGGCTCCTGCATGCTCATTCCCACTGGGAAGAGGATGGCGAGGCATTCGAGGTGgacccagccagccagccaggcaCAAGCCAGGATGCATACACCCGCTTCTCTGACAGCACCATGGACTACTTTGGCAAAGCTGAGCCGCTCTTGGCCCCCACGTGGCGGGAGAACCCTGTTGGATATGACCCCGACCTGGCCTATGGCCCAGATTGCCAGCAGCTGGGCATGAGGAATTTCTCACTGTCAAAGCCAATGCCGCACGACTCAGGCCAGAGACCTCTTGGAAGGCTGGCCTTTCCCTCACCCCTGGCATCTGCCCCCTACTCCATACAGCTCAGTAGAAACAAAAGCACTGTCCACCTGCCGGAGCTGGGGGACCGTCGCCACCCTTGgagtgaagaggaggaggaagaggaggatgaagATGTAGCACTGACTTCTGAAATGGATTTTTCTCTGGGAAATGAAGTCTTTCCACCTCCATCTGTCCCCAGTCTCATCCCCCAGCCAGCCCTAGAGCTGAAGCGGACTTTCCGAGATGCCCTACAGGCAGCCGAGGCCTCCAGGGCACAACAGCAGCAGCTCCGAGGGATGGTGCCCATTGTTCTGATGGCGAAGCTAGGGCCCCAGGTCATGGCGGCAGCAGCTAGGGTACCCCCCATACTGCAACCAGAGGAGTTGGGGCTGCAGGGCACCCACCCCCTGGATTTCCTGCTCCTGGATGCTCCGCTGGGTGGCCCCCTTGGGCTAGACACACTCCTGGAGGGAGACCCAGCCATGGCCCTGAAGCACGAGGAGCGGAAATGCCCCTACTGCCCTGATCGCTTCCACAATGGCATCGGCTTGGCCAACCACGTCCGTGGCCACCTGAACCGCGTGGGCGTCAGCTACAATGTGCGGCACTTCATCTCTGCTGAGGAGGTGAAGGCCATTGAGCGCAGGTTTTCCttccagaagaagaagaaaaaag TGGCCAACTTTGATCCTGGCACCTTCAGCTTAATGCGCTGTGACTTCTGTGGGGCTGGGTTTGATACTCGGGCCGGTCTCTCCAGCCATGCCCGGGCCCACCTGCGTGACTTTGGCATCACCAACTGGGAGCTCACCGTCTCGCCCATCAACATCCTCCAGGAGCTGCTGGCCACCTCCGCTGCTGAGTTGCCCCCCAGTCCCCTGGGCCGAGAGGCTGGCGGGCCACCTGGCAGCTTCCTGACCTCCCGTCGGCCTCGCTTACCTCTTACCATGCCCTTCCCACCCACCTGGGCTGAGGACCCTGGGCCAGCCTACGGAGATG GCCTGGGTTCTGAGGAAAACACAATGGTGGCCATGGACTTGGGTTCTCCCCTGCTTCCTAAGAAGAGCCTTCCTGTCCCTGGGGCCTTGGAGCAGGTGGCTAGTCGACTGAGCAGCAAAGTGGCCGCCGAGGTTCCTCATGGCAGCAAACAGGAGCTGCCGGACCTCAAGG CCCAGAGCCTGACCACCTGTGAGGTCTGCGGCGCCTGCTTTGAGACCCGCAAGGGCCTGTCCAGCCACGCACGTTCCCACCTGCGGCAGCTGGGTGTAGCAGAGTCGGAGAGCAGTGGTGCCCCCATCGACCTCCTCTACGAGCTGGTGAAGCAGAAGGGCCTGCCTGATGCTCCCCTTGGGCTGCCCCCAGGCCTAACTAAGAAGTCCAACTCGCCGAAAGAATTGGTCTCTGGGGCTACCCGGCCAGGTCTGCTTGCCCTGGCCAAGCCTTTGGATGCCCCTGCTGTCAACAAAGCCATCAAGTCTCCTCCTGGCTTCTCGACCAAAGGCCTGGCCCACACACCCAGCTCTCCGCTCCTCAAGAAGGCACCGCTGGCCCTGACGGGTTCCCCTACCCCCAAGAATCCTGAGGACAAGAGCCCCCAGCTGTCCCTGAGCCCCCGGCCGACCTCCCCAAAGGCACAGTGGCCCCAGTCTGAGGACGAGGGGCCCCTGAATCTCA CCTCCGGCCCAGAACCAGCTCGAGACATCCGCTGTGAGTTCTGTGGTGAGTTCTTCGAGAACCGCAAGGGTCTGTCGAGCCATGCACGTTCCCACCTGCGGCAGATGGGCGTGACTGAGTGGTACGTCAATGGTTCGCCCATCGACACATTGAGGGAGATCCTGAAGAGACGGACCCAGTCTCGGCCAGGTGGACCCCCCCACCCACCAGGGCCTAGCCCAAAATCCCTGGCAAAGGTGGTGGGCACCGGAGGCCCTGGCAGCTCATTAGAAGCCCGCAACCCTTCGGACCTTCACATCTCACCTCTGGCTAAGAAGTTGCCACCACCACCAGGCAGCCCCCTGGGCCACTCACCAGCTGCCTCTCCTCCTCCCACGGCCCGGAAGATGTTCCCAGGCCTGACAGCAACCTCCCTGCCTAAGAAGCTGAAGCCTGAACAAATGCGGGTGGAGATCAAGCGGGAGATGCTGCCAGGGGCCCTTCATGGGGAGCCGCACCCATCTGAGGGTCCCTGGGGGGCGCCGAGGGAAGACATGACACCCTTGAACCTGT CGTCCCGGGCAGAGCCGGTGCGCGACATCCGCTGCGAGTTCTGCGGTGAGTTCTTCGAGAACCGCAAGGGCCTGTCGAGCCATGCACGCTCCCATCTACGGCAGATGGGTGTGACCGAGTGGTCTGTCAACGGCTCGCCCATCGACACGCTGCGGGAGATCCTGAAGAAGAAGGCCAAGCCGTGCCTCATCAAGAAGGAGCCGCCAGCTGGAGACCTGGCTCCTGCCTTGGCTGAGGATGGGTCCCCCACTGTGGCCCCTGGGCCTGTGCAGTCCCCACTGCCATTGTCGCCCCTGGCTGGCCGGCCAGGCAAACCAGGAGCTGGGCCAGCCCAGGTTCCCCGGGAGCTCAGCCTGACACCCATCACTGGGGCCAAACCCTCAGCCACTGGCTACCTGAGCTCAGTGGCAGCCAAGCGGCCCTTGCAGGAGGACCGACTCCTCCCCGCAGAGGTCAAGGCCAAGACCTACATCCAGACTGAACTGCCCTTCAAGGCAAAGACCCTCCATGAGAAGACCTCCCACTCTT CCACCGAGGCCTGCTGCGAGCTCTGTGGCCTTTACTTTGAAAATCGCAAAGCCCTGGCCAGCCATGCACGGGCACACCTGCGGCAGTTTGGTGTGACAGAGTGGTGTGTCAACGGCTCGCCCATCGAGACGCTGAGCGAGTGGATCAAGCATCGGCCCCAGAAGGTGGGCGCCTACCGCAGTTACATCCAAGGCGGCCGCCCTTTTACCAAGAAGTTCCGAAGTGCTGGCCATGGCCGTGACAATGACAAGCGACCGCCCCTGGGGCTGGCACCTGGGGGCCTGGCCTTGGTTGGCCGCAGTGCTGGGGGGGAGCCAGGGCCTGAGGCTGGCCGGGCAGCCGACAGCGGTGAGCGGCCTCTGGCAGCCAGCCCACCAGGCACTGTGAAGGCTGAGGAACATCAGCGGCAGAACATCAACA AATTTGAACGTCGACAAGCCCGCCCCCCAGATTCCACTGGGGTCCGGGGGAGTGAGGAGGCCAATGACTTGCATCAGAAGCTGGAAGAGGTGCGGCAACCTCCACCCCGGGTGCGGCCAGTCCCATCCTTGGTGCCCCGACCCCCTCAAACATCACTTGTCAAGTTTGTAGGCAACATCTACACCCTCAAGTGCAG GTTCTGTGAAGTGGAATTCCAGGGCCCCCTCTCCATCCAGGAAGAGTGGGTACGACACTTACAGCGGCACATCCTGGAGATGAATTTCTCCAAAGCAGACCCTGCACCTGAGGAGCCCCAAGCCCCACAGGCACAGACAGCAGCGGCAGAGGCACCCTAA
- the Wiz gene encoding protein Wiz isoform X2, which produces MEGPLAGGLAAPDRPRGPERLPGPAPREDIEGGAEAAEGEGSIFRSTRYLPITKEGPRDILDGRGGISDGQSHPGLSEALPCATSATHRISSCCWDGGSLDFQPGSSPPHLLGPFPGPPDGQGPWEHPLVQEAGEGIPSERRFEDSVIVRTMKPHAELQGSRRFLHHQGELKLLEKAPRGHPRFDWLQDTDEQEPPRDSRLHLDLSPQPPPLASFRRVIVPVEDTSKTLDMEMVGTREDLEDLEGLAQPSEWGLPTSASEVATQTWTVNSEASVERLQPLLPPVRTGPYLCELLEEVAEGTGSPDEDEDEEPAVFPCIECSIYFKHKEHLLEHMSQHRRAPGQEPPADLAPLACGECGWAFADPAALEQHRQLHQASREKIIEEIQKLKQFPGDEGREARLQCPKCVFGTNSSRAFVQHAKLHVRGQPTKEPFGGGSRVGSPGPNASTLLYPTYGAASGLSACVFCGFPASSESLLREHVRLLHAHSHWEEDGEAFEVDPASQPGTSQDAYTRFSDSTMDYFGKAEPLLAPTWRENPVGYDPDLAYGPDCQQLGMRNFSLSKPMPHDSGQRPLGRLAFPSPLASAPYSIQLSRNKSTVHLPELGDRRHPWSEEEEEEEDEDVALTSEMDFSLGNEVFPPPSVPSLIPQPALELKRTFRDALQAAEASRAQQQQLRGMVPIVLMAKLGPQVMAAAARVPPILQPEELGLQGTHPLDFLLLDAPLGGPLGLDTLLEGDPAMALKHEERKCPYCPDRFHNGIGLANHVRGHLNRVGVSYNVRHFISAEEVKAIERRFSFQKKKKKVANFDPGTFSLMRCDFCGAGFDTRAGLSSHARAHLRDFGITNWELTVSPINILQELLATSAAELPPSPLGREAGGPPGSFLTSRRPRLPLTMPFPPTWAEDPGPAYGDAQSLTTCEVCGACFETRKGLSSHARSHLRQLGVAESESSGAPIDLLYELVKQKGLPDAPLGLPPGLTKKSNSPKELVSGATRPGLLALAKPLDAPAVNKAIKSPPGFSTKGLAHTPSSPLLKKAPLALTGSPTPKNPEDKSPQLSLSPRPTSPKAQWPQSEDEGPLNLTLDSDGGRELDCQLCGAWFETRKGLSSHARAHLRHLGVSDPDAKGSPIDVLHGLIRRDGVQIRLPPGRGALAQLGRPPPASAALSLLPPPPPAKKAKLKAAGTASPWGKQDLSAAAAAGIFWASDVEPSPLNLSSGPEPARDIRCEFCGEFFENRKGLSSHARSHLRQMGVTEWYVNGSPIDTLREILKRRTQSRPGGPPHPPGPSPKSLAKVVGTGGPGSSLEARNPSDLHISPLAKKLPPPPGSPLGHSPAASPPPTARKMFPGLTATSLPKKLKPEQMRVEIKREMLPGALHGEPHPSEGPWGAPREDMTPLNLSSRAEPVRDIRCEFCGEFFENRKGLSSHARSHLRQMGVTEWSVNGSPIDTLREILKKKAKPCLIKKEPPAGDLAPALAEDGSPTVAPGPVQSPLPLSPLAGRPGKPGAGPAQVPRELSLTPITGAKPSATGYLSSVAAKRPLQEDRLLPAEVKAKTYIQTELPFKAKTLHEKTSHSSTEACCELCGLYFENRKALASHARAHLRQFGVTEWCVNGSPIETLSEWIKHRPQKVGAYRSYIQGGRPFTKKFRSAGHGRDNDKRPPLGLAPGGLALVGRSAGGEPGPEAGRAADSGERPLAASPPGTVKAEEHQRQNINKFERRQARPPDSTGVRGSEEANDLHQKLEEVRQPPPRVRPVPSLVPRPPQTSLVKFVGNIYTLKCRFCEVEFQGPLSIQEEWVRHLQRHILEMNFSKADPAPEEPQAPQAQTAAAEAP; this is translated from the exons ATGGAGGGGCCCCTGGCAGGTGGCCTGGCCGCCCCAGATCGTCCTCGAGGCCCAGAGAGACTGCCTGGCCCAGCTCCGAGGGAGGACATCGAGGGTGGGGCCGAGGCTGCTGAAGGGGAAGGTAGCATCTTCCGGTCTACCCGTTACCTGCCTATCACCAAAGAAGGCCCCCGGGACATTCTGGATGGCAGAGGTGGCATTTCTG ACGGGCAGTCCCATCCTGGCCTCAGCGAAGCCCTCCCCTGTGCCACCTCCGCCACCCATCGGATCAGCAGCTG CTGCTGGGATGGAGGCAGCCTGGACTTCCAGCCAGGCTCCTCACCACCCCATCTCCTGGGCCCTTTCCCTGGTCCCCCAGATGGCCAGGGGCCCTGGGAGCACCCCCTGGTCCAGGAGGCCGGGGAGGGCATCCCATCTGAGCGGAGATTCGAGGACTCAGTCATTGTGAGAACCATGAAACCCCATGCTGAGCTCCAGGGCTCTAGAAGGTTCTTGCACCACCAGGGAGAACTGAAGCTTTTGGAAAAAGCCCCCCGGGGTCACCCCAGGTTTGACTGGCTCCAAGACACAGATGAGCAGGAGCCCCCACGGGACTCAAGGCTGCACCTGGACCTGTCTCCTCAGCCACCACCCCTGGCCTCCTTCAGGAGGGTGATTGTGCCGGTGGAAGATACCTCCAAGACATTGGACATGGAGATGGTGGGCACCAGAGAGGACCTGGAGGATCTTGAAGGCTTGGCCCAGCCTTCTGAGTGGGGTCTGCCGACATCGGCCTCCGAAGTAGCCACACAGACCTGGACGGTGAACTCAGAAGCATCTGTGGAGCGGCTGCAGCCACTGCTGCCCCCAGTCCGAACAGGGCCATACCTGTGTGAGCTGCTGGAGGAGGTGGCTGAGGGGACGGGCAGCCCTGATGAGGATGAAGATGAGGAGCCAGCCGTGTTCCCCTGCATCGAGTGCAGTATCTACTTCAAGCACAAGGAACACCTTCTGGAACACATGAGCCAGCACCGCCGAGCCCCGGGCCAGGAGCCCCCCGCTGACTTGGCCCCCCTCGCCTGTGGAGAGTGTGGCTGGGCCTTTGCAGACCCTGCTGCCCTGGAGCAACACCGGCAGCTGCATCAGGCCTCCCGGGAGAAGATCATTGAGGAAATCCAGAAGCTGAAGCAATTTCCAGGTGACGAGGGCCGTGAGGCACGGCTCCAGTGCCCCAAGTGCGTTTTTGGCACCAATTCCTCCAGGGCCTTTGTGCAGCATGCCAAGCTGCATGTGCGGGGCCAGCCGACCAAGGAGCCTTTTGGTGGTGGCAGCAGGGTTGGAAGCCCAGGCCCCAACGCCAGCACTCTCCTCTATCCAACTTACGGAGCTGCTTCAGGCCTCAGTGCCTGTGTCTTCTGTGGCTTCCCTGCATCCAGTGAGAGCCTGCTCAGGGAGCATGTGAGGCTCCTGCATGCTCATTCCCACTGGGAAGAGGATGGCGAGGCATTCGAGGTGgacccagccagccagccaggcaCAAGCCAGGATGCATACACCCGCTTCTCTGACAGCACCATGGACTACTTTGGCAAAGCTGAGCCGCTCTTGGCCCCCACGTGGCGGGAGAACCCTGTTGGATATGACCCCGACCTGGCCTATGGCCCAGATTGCCAGCAGCTGGGCATGAGGAATTTCTCACTGTCAAAGCCAATGCCGCACGACTCAGGCCAGAGACCTCTTGGAAGGCTGGCCTTTCCCTCACCCCTGGCATCTGCCCCCTACTCCATACAGCTCAGTAGAAACAAAAGCACTGTCCACCTGCCGGAGCTGGGGGACCGTCGCCACCCTTGgagtgaagaggaggaggaagaggaggatgaagATGTAGCACTGACTTCTGAAATGGATTTTTCTCTGGGAAATGAAGTCTTTCCACCTCCATCTGTCCCCAGTCTCATCCCCCAGCCAGCCCTAGAGCTGAAGCGGACTTTCCGAGATGCCCTACAGGCAGCCGAGGCCTCCAGGGCACAACAGCAGCAGCTCCGAGGGATGGTGCCCATTGTTCTGATGGCGAAGCTAGGGCCCCAGGTCATGGCGGCAGCAGCTAGGGTACCCCCCATACTGCAACCAGAGGAGTTGGGGCTGCAGGGCACCCACCCCCTGGATTTCCTGCTCCTGGATGCTCCGCTGGGTGGCCCCCTTGGGCTAGACACACTCCTGGAGGGAGACCCAGCCATGGCCCTGAAGCACGAGGAGCGGAAATGCCCCTACTGCCCTGATCGCTTCCACAATGGCATCGGCTTGGCCAACCACGTCCGTGGCCACCTGAACCGCGTGGGCGTCAGCTACAATGTGCGGCACTTCATCTCTGCTGAGGAGGTGAAGGCCATTGAGCGCAGGTTTTCCttccagaagaagaagaaaaaag TGGCCAACTTTGATCCTGGCACCTTCAGCTTAATGCGCTGTGACTTCTGTGGGGCTGGGTTTGATACTCGGGCCGGTCTCTCCAGCCATGCCCGGGCCCACCTGCGTGACTTTGGCATCACCAACTGGGAGCTCACCGTCTCGCCCATCAACATCCTCCAGGAGCTGCTGGCCACCTCCGCTGCTGAGTTGCCCCCCAGTCCCCTGGGCCGAGAGGCTGGCGGGCCACCTGGCAGCTTCCTGACCTCCCGTCGGCCTCGCTTACCTCTTACCATGCCCTTCCCACCCACCTGGGCTGAGGACCCTGGGCCAGCCTACGGAGATG CCCAGAGCCTGACCACCTGTGAGGTCTGCGGCGCCTGCTTTGAGACCCGCAAGGGCCTGTCCAGCCACGCACGTTCCCACCTGCGGCAGCTGGGTGTAGCAGAGTCGGAGAGCAGTGGTGCCCCCATCGACCTCCTCTACGAGCTGGTGAAGCAGAAGGGCCTGCCTGATGCTCCCCTTGGGCTGCCCCCAGGCCTAACTAAGAAGTCCAACTCGCCGAAAGAATTGGTCTCTGGGGCTACCCGGCCAGGTCTGCTTGCCCTGGCCAAGCCTTTGGATGCCCCTGCTGTCAACAAAGCCATCAAGTCTCCTCCTGGCTTCTCGACCAAAGGCCTGGCCCACACACCCAGCTCTCCGCTCCTCAAGAAGGCACCGCTGGCCCTGACGGGTTCCCCTACCCCCAAGAATCCTGAGGACAAGAGCCCCCAGCTGTCCCTGAGCCCCCGGCCGACCTCCCCAAAGGCACAGTGGCCCCAGTCTGAGGACGAGGGGCCCCTGAATCTCA CTTTAGATAGTGACGGGGGCAGAGAGCTGGACTGCCAGCTGTGTGGTGCCTGGTTTGAGACCCGCAAGGGCCTGTCCAGCCACGCCCGTGCCCACCTGCGCCACCTGGGCGTCAGCGACCCGGACGCCAAGGGATCCCCCATAGACGTGCTCCACGGGCTCATCAGGAGGGACGGCGTCCAGATCCGCCTCCCACCCGGGCGCGGAGCCCTGGCCCAGCTGGGGCGGCCTCCTCCCGCCTCTGCGGCCCTCTCCTTGCTCCCCCCCCCACCGCCGGCCAAGAAGGCCAAGCTGAAGGCCGCGGGTACGGCCAGCCCCTGGGGGAAGCAGGACCTCTCGGCCGCCGCAGCCGCCGGCATTTTCTGGGCCTCTGATGTGGAGCCATCTCCTCTCAACCTCT CCTCCGGCCCAGAACCAGCTCGAGACATCCGCTGTGAGTTCTGTGGTGAGTTCTTCGAGAACCGCAAGGGTCTGTCGAGCCATGCACGTTCCCACCTGCGGCAGATGGGCGTGACTGAGTGGTACGTCAATGGTTCGCCCATCGACACATTGAGGGAGATCCTGAAGAGACGGACCCAGTCTCGGCCAGGTGGACCCCCCCACCCACCAGGGCCTAGCCCAAAATCCCTGGCAAAGGTGGTGGGCACCGGAGGCCCTGGCAGCTCATTAGAAGCCCGCAACCCTTCGGACCTTCACATCTCACCTCTGGCTAAGAAGTTGCCACCACCACCAGGCAGCCCCCTGGGCCACTCACCAGCTGCCTCTCCTCCTCCCACGGCCCGGAAGATGTTCCCAGGCCTGACAGCAACCTCCCTGCCTAAGAAGCTGAAGCCTGAACAAATGCGGGTGGAGATCAAGCGGGAGATGCTGCCAGGGGCCCTTCATGGGGAGCCGCACCCATCTGAGGGTCCCTGGGGGGCGCCGAGGGAAGACATGACACCCTTGAACCTGT CGTCCCGGGCAGAGCCGGTGCGCGACATCCGCTGCGAGTTCTGCGGTGAGTTCTTCGAGAACCGCAAGGGCCTGTCGAGCCATGCACGCTCCCATCTACGGCAGATGGGTGTGACCGAGTGGTCTGTCAACGGCTCGCCCATCGACACGCTGCGGGAGATCCTGAAGAAGAAGGCCAAGCCGTGCCTCATCAAGAAGGAGCCGCCAGCTGGAGACCTGGCTCCTGCCTTGGCTGAGGATGGGTCCCCCACTGTGGCCCCTGGGCCTGTGCAGTCCCCACTGCCATTGTCGCCCCTGGCTGGCCGGCCAGGCAAACCAGGAGCTGGGCCAGCCCAGGTTCCCCGGGAGCTCAGCCTGACACCCATCACTGGGGCCAAACCCTCAGCCACTGGCTACCTGAGCTCAGTGGCAGCCAAGCGGCCCTTGCAGGAGGACCGACTCCTCCCCGCAGAGGTCAAGGCCAAGACCTACATCCAGACTGAACTGCCCTTCAAGGCAAAGACCCTCCATGAGAAGACCTCCCACTCTT CCACCGAGGCCTGCTGCGAGCTCTGTGGCCTTTACTTTGAAAATCGCAAAGCCCTGGCCAGCCATGCACGGGCACACCTGCGGCAGTTTGGTGTGACAGAGTGGTGTGTCAACGGCTCGCCCATCGAGACGCTGAGCGAGTGGATCAAGCATCGGCCCCAGAAGGTGGGCGCCTACCGCAGTTACATCCAAGGCGGCCGCCCTTTTACCAAGAAGTTCCGAAGTGCTGGCCATGGCCGTGACAATGACAAGCGACCGCCCCTGGGGCTGGCACCTGGGGGCCTGGCCTTGGTTGGCCGCAGTGCTGGGGGGGAGCCAGGGCCTGAGGCTGGCCGGGCAGCCGACAGCGGTGAGCGGCCTCTGGCAGCCAGCCCACCAGGCACTGTGAAGGCTGAGGAACATCAGCGGCAGAACATCAACA AATTTGAACGTCGACAAGCCCGCCCCCCAGATTCCACTGGGGTCCGGGGGAGTGAGGAGGCCAATGACTTGCATCAGAAGCTGGAAGAGGTGCGGCAACCTCCACCCCGGGTGCGGCCAGTCCCATCCTTGGTGCCCCGACCCCCTCAAACATCACTTGTCAAGTTTGTAGGCAACATCTACACCCTCAAGTGCAG GTTCTGTGAAGTGGAATTCCAGGGCCCCCTCTCCATCCAGGAAGAGTGGGTACGACACTTACAGCGGCACATCCTGGAGATGAATTTCTCCAAAGCAGACCCTGCACCTGAGGAGCCCCAAGCCCCACAGGCACAGACAGCAGCGGCAGAGGCACCCTAA